In Brevibacillus brevis NBRC 100599, a single genomic region encodes these proteins:
- a CDS encoding FAD-dependent oxidoreductase — MFDIVIIGAGPAGGSAALFAAKAGKKTLLIDNDKSMTKRAWMENHYGIMEISGPDLIEIGKKQAAKFGAELVADQVSNITKTEQGLLVETAEKGSFEAKHVILATGALVTLAEAIGVKTKEGSEPRIKTVVDVDAQGKTNIEGIWAAGTCAGVSVHTIITSGDGAKVAINVISEMNGERYVDHDVLKTN, encoded by the coding sequence TTGTTTGATATCGTAATTATTGGAGCAGGCCCGGCAGGAGGTAGTGCAGCGTTGTTTGCTGCAAAAGCAGGGAAGAAGACGTTGCTGATTGACAATGACAAAAGCATGACCAAGCGCGCGTGGATGGAAAATCACTACGGCATCATGGAAATCTCCGGCCCAGATCTCATTGAGATCGGTAAAAAGCAAGCAGCGAAATTCGGTGCGGAGCTGGTAGCCGATCAAGTCAGCAACATTACCAAAACAGAGCAAGGCTTGCTCGTAGAGACAGCGGAAAAAGGCAGCTTTGAGGCAAAGCATGTGATACTTGCAACTGGAGCGCTCGTGACTTTGGCAGAAGCGATTGGGGTAAAAACCAAAGAAGGCTCAGAGCCACGGATCAAAACCGTTGTCGATGTCGATGCACAAGGGAAGACGAACATCGAAGGAATTTGGGCAGCAGGTACGTGCGCGGGAGTAAGCGTACATACAATTATTACATCTGGTGATGGCGCCAAGGTTGCAATCAATGTCATCAGCGAAATGAATGGCGAACGTTACGTCGATCACGATGTTTTGAAAACAAACTAA